In Anguilla rostrata isolate EN2019 chromosome 1, ASM1855537v3, whole genome shotgun sequence, a genomic segment contains:
- the znf1035 gene encoding zinc finger protein 1035 isoform X1 encodes MAHGWNTLCHSPISGILSNPEENVGNHVDNLIKNNNLSSTLVSQETSSVCNSNSVQQQNYDSLQWNNEAAPSLLLDIQESLLGGKRYRVQDVVADSNSHNTKTDSAFLSSSALEQYSDVSSCSEFDIDRTVSPCVELNLDCSQTQEKENTLELGSKELSFSSPQAMANSNNSLKDDCPIKDIKGSIDYKQDACGSSTSENLTCCHEGSPLSTVWDRARDLTKRLEDNLQEKDTFVSQEDQYSNISSPLEGVREQSPLRGHEEIKDHSTAVGSDGSQQLSTSDCQDVAVEHHSWTSAFETNSVEKVTNTPDGDCKDTVGCGVSKKESVSNGSLKGSNDQSTTRLSQRLHLEMNDKSQFIAKGGTHEDSESDCHSPHNIEEERSSFDFLERCLGLRDFSTGSRKKSSGGKDITRLTGKEGAVSSDGKVLDRTDHENWMPQSGPPTLVPVDLETSFRDEVQGSYSASRDKGPPVLSVFLSGAVTNLEDGNMSTLDKNEKDIGIRKTNSVQLMSTRRLKQSLHPVVLLKDSTRGKGYHCAECPVTAQNLSGFFEHHHCVHLQHNLHLCNTCGCYFTDYNLATQHKCDQEVDTAGIFIQKTSLPLTSSMCPQKSHQQEKESGCNQRKCQHCDQTFQRMYEFDQHMRKHTGVTPFKCGKCGLYYSQSSSLNRHTRLNRCKRQRLKDASENKMIQKLTSNSPKDQNVKLDEVPSAVPHVKLIDCYVKLVDYRKEKQSPKQNCCETCGKCFRLRAQLAAHRRSHTDERPFKCHNCLKAFKHPCNLYRHKKQHCSRTRSPATFTNPIKSLAGEYKCPICRSAFKYSHNRFRHLREVCLKEYSRQGKGKVGNMYKCALCKSTFANGSNRSRHIKRGCLKEYVRRESLKIKRDYQERRKISFTKEPQKPQQQQKPQLILQPQQKKSLRHKCSFCPATFAHASGKYKHMRKHKMQEKTGKPFIYQASLPPLDQKIEDTDTVSNIKGNASSPPFSCRFCGKFFLELYALKKHMRLHSGDRPYQCQQCSKRFFRRSHLDAHKNVHKRRIQCTVCKKILPTISELIKHRQTHNKKGMLQCPDCPLQFKFPVYLLRHLSTHKHAQQKVQQLQDPPQIKEKLQQDKVELFQCSLCLGVFESSKELSNHCLTHMPKRSVNQCPFCKRHFCSRNALIRHMRLHTGEKPYHCQNCGKRFTRSEAQKVHQEKCSKTCIEPVLKSSVDSQNVSEVCEIKKMYNCKYCPQTFVWPCSLSKHHKNHMLKTLFPCSKCGKCFKKLRLLSHEKYCDHLITKDFEAPPLQGSACRTCGQKFIRQYNRIIHEKKCKGSTSVLPANTVNNGTTNQTRSMDKLKHRCPHCPKAFRYRCYLLRHLVVHTRDEPLECSRCGRKYTDRTLYLKHKSFCEGVYRDSRSSKVDVKDQPLPVSMTTKLKSGQITKGEGEGEYKCRFCTKSFMKARNLRRHILTHTEVKPYRCKTCESCFRRYDHLKLHQNRCKGKRQRLEVRILKLNLEDLRKDWQNNPDGIKAKEGEMAECMSCDKCFSSKINLARHVALCHTTVKPFSCKYCSTSFSQESTLKKHNLKCNGRTISSSQLWSSQQEIKTHSPRESGTGKPCRETSKLLIRIQRHYSDKRKYVCAYCPRRFRNQEQMIVHTRLHTGEKPFGCANCGERFIRRDYLMRHLIKCKFGNESEESVLCEQCGDLFNADELQSHQKSCVVKRRTPDRNPRSPVNHSGSPKKRGFSCANCDAQFILFSQLQQHFLTTHRADTYQQPQQSPPPLRQQLSSIGSVKEEPIDEGYEMNELTDGNMRTESDMSKPFLCPYCNLRFFNNSGLGMHLRTHVGNFNVFCKRCKRGFWNKNILRKHYRTCCSLPVVTKEEPNAETPALTDMNPPVQNTVLVFNSGSKTTGTGVLQTKFSCKEGYRERLDSVEVHEKLTSPRSSSKIIHKYQCSECDQSFTDGLLLISHLEDHGREEQERKQGYRCNQCGKVFNQPGVLSRHLKMHKSIKTPYACPECPKTFRHPSDLDVHRHCHDPNRPFVCSLCLLRFWTKTSLRIHTSAIHRQIKPTNGFACQFCSKSYTLKSSYQKHFRMKHHKQWRKELLNGQTIERVSSKPDFDLAVNAEEMNHEGTDENEDDDDSDSAPYFPCHVCGKTFTTSESLEDHQRCHLGEKPHECAECGKCFFQLGNLQQHQRSHKSEFQCQTCGRGFVSLFALRKHKHSHGKNRPHRCSKCQLSFTGPTQLAEHISTHRDENFPCDLCDRTFTCKLSRAEHRKNHTELEESLPPLLPPQGSPSSSLPLSADQLKYRCGICCERFQDPEQLSEHGCFAARERPYSCTDCNQHFLCGAHLKKHQLSHQFSRSYLYHCNRCHIRFTYRHQFLNHLKKHGIEEAGDATENLSIKTISNVSGNNTENIYKCPICPHSFSHALELAEHLSIHAESTYKCRVCGETFASKSNLTQHEQCHITASTQYECTECGDSFLGSDAFRLHQCARRKHIARGHAQTSSSSLQKRLPSPAGTAVAQSIEEEEEVDVGEDFYNCPVCTKRFSSKLSLKEHQRQHTAYRPFKCLVCGKCFAQKRYLKRHQAIHQRTYRCDMCPQSFGNLKAYQIHQDLHNQKSPNSSVTTQDSFPHSTKPVKGAMEESGGDYRCDMCYKSFGQLSSLRRHQETHVGQVVYECTECDKAFAFFHLLEEHQNSHASSSSPLPSTPPPHAFSNPVSEQPSPQKLQGTNTSFPMPPVMDYVVRENM; translated from the coding sequence ATGGCACATGGATGGAACACACTCTGTCATTCGCCGATATCAGGAATTCTCTCAAATCCAGAAGAGAATGTAGGAAACCATGTTGATAACCTTATTAAGAATAACAACCTTTCCAGTACACTGGTCTCACAAGAAACATCTTCTGTCTGTAATTCAAACTCTGTGCAACAACAGAATTATGATAGTCTGCAGTGGAACAATGAGGCTGCTCCAAGTTTGCTGTTAGATATTCAAGAGAGCCTGCTGGGAGGCAAACGTTACAGGGTCCAAGATGTTGTAGCAGACTCAAACTCTCATAATACAAAAACAGACTCAGCCTTTTTGAGCTCATCTGCTCTAGAGCAATATTCAGATGTAAGCAGCTGCTCTGAGTTTGATATTGACAGAACTGTGTCTCCTTGTGTGGAGTTAAATCTTGACTGCAGTCAAACCCAGGAAAAAGAGAATACCTTGGAATTAGGCTCAAAGGAATTGTCCTTTTCTTCTCCCCAGGCAATGGCTAATTCCAATAATTCACTGAAAGATGATTGCCCAATTAAGGACATTAAGGGAAGCATTGACTACAAACAGGATGCATGTGGCAGTAGCACCTCAGAGAACCTCACTTGTTGCCATGAAGGGTCTCCTCTTTCAACAGTCTGGGACAGAGCTAGGGATTTGACCAAACGCCTTGAAGATAATCTGCAAGAAAAAGATACTTTTGTAAGTCAAGAGGATCAATACTCAAATATTAGCAGTCCACTTGAGGGTGTAAGGGAGCAGTCTCCTTTAAGAGGGCATGAGGAAATTAAGGACCATTCAACAGCAGTGGGTTCTGATGGTTCACAGCAGCTCAGCACCTCAGACTGTCAAGATGTGGCTGTTGAACATCATAGCTGGACCAGTGCCTTTGAAACAAATTCTGTAGAAAAAGTTACTAACACTCCAGATGGTGACTGTAAGGACACAGTCGGATGCGGCGTGTCGAAGAAGGAAAGTGTTTCCAACGGTTCTCTGAAAGGGAGCAATGATCAATCAACCACTAGGTTATCCCAAAGGCTACATTtagaaatgaatgataaaagcCAATTTATTGCTAAAGGTGGTACCCATGAGGACAGCGAGAGTGACTGCCATAGTCCTCACAATATTGAAGAGGAACGTAGCAGCTTTGATTTCCTGGAGCGCTGCTTAGGCCTCAGAGATTTTTCTACGGGTAGCCGGAAAAAGTCCAGCGGTGGAAAGGATATTACAAGGCTAACTGGCAAGGAGGGAGCTGTGTCTTCTGATGGTAAAGTGTTAGACCGGACTGATCATGAAAACTGGATGCCTCAGTCTGGACCACCGACCCTGGTGCCAGTGGATCTGGAAACTTCCTTCAGGGACGAGGTTCAAGGATCATACTCAGCAAGTCGTGACAAAGGGCCTCCCGTGCTCAGTGTCTTCCTCAGTGGAGCTGTAACTAACTTGGAAGATGGCAATATGTCAACATTGGACAAAAACGAAAAGGATATAGGGatcagaaaaacaaattcagttcagttaatgTCTACAAGGCGTTTGAAGCAGTCCCTCCATCCTGTTGTGCTTCTCAAAGATTCTACTAGGGGGAAAGGGTACCACTGTGCAGAGTGTCCAGTGACAGCTCAAAATCTATCCGGCTTTTTTGAACACCACCATTGTGTTCACTTGCAacacaatttacatttatgcAATACCTGTGGATGCTACTTTACTGACTATAACCTTGCCACACAACATAAGTGTGACCAGGAAGTTGACACTGCAGGCATATTTATTCAGAAGACATCTTTGCCCCTTACAAGCTCTATGTGCCCACAAAAATCACAtcagcaggagaaggagagtgGATGCAACCAACGCAAATGCCAACACTGTGATCAGACCTTCCAGAGAATGTATGAATTTGACCAGCATATGCGGAAACATACTGGTGTTACACCTTTCAAGTGTGGAAAATGTGGCTTGTACTACTCACAGTCTTCTAGTTTGAATCGACATACGCGTTTAAACAGATGCAAGCGTCAAAGATTGAAAGATGCTTCTGAAAACAAGATGATCCAGAAACTGACCTCCAACAGTCCAAAGGACCAAAATGTTAAGTTGGATGAGGTACCATCTGCTGTTCCACATGTCAAACTAATTGACTGCTATGTTAAGCTTGTGGACTATCGCAAGGAAAAACAATCACCCAAGCAGAATTGTTGTGAAACATGTGGGAAGTGCTTTCGCCTCAGGGCACAACTTGCTGCTCACCGCCGATCACATACAGATGAGAGGCCCTTTAAATGTCACAACTGCCTCAAGGCCTTCAAACATCCTTGCAATCTCTACaggcacaaaaaacagcattgctCAAGGACCAGGAGTCCTGCAACATTTACAAATCCAATAAAATCCTTGGCGGGGGAATACAAGTGTCCCATTTGTCGAAGCGCTTTCAAATATTCCCACAACCGTTTCCGGCACTTAAGAGAGGTGTGTCTGAAAGAATATTCAAGACAAGGAAAGGGTAAGGTGGGTAACATGTACAAGTGTGCACTGTGCAAAAGCACCTTTGCTAATGGATCCAATCGCAGCAGACACATAAAGAGAGGTTGCCTGAAGGAGTATGTTCGCAGAGAGAGTTTGAAGATAAAGAGAGACTATCAGGAGCGGAGGAAAATTTCCTTCACGAAGGAACCGCAAAagccacagcagcagcaaaagCCACAGCTGATATTGcaacctcaacaaaaaaaaagtctacgCCACAAGTGCAGTTTCTGTCCGGCCACTTTTGCTCATGCATCTGGGAAGTACAAACACATGCGGAAGCATAAAATGCAGGAAAAGACAGGGAAACCATTCATTTACCAGGCTTCCCTTCCACCTCTTGATCAAAAGATAGAGGATACTGATACGGTATCCAACATCAAAGGAAATGCCAgttccccccctttctcttgtcgattttgtggaaagttttTTCTTGAATTATACGCCCTTAAGAAGCACATGCGGCTGCATAGTGGTGACCGGCCTTATCAGTGTCAGCAATGTAGCAAGAGGTTTTTCCGGCGTTCCCACCTTGATgctcacaaaaatgttcacaagCGAAGGATACAATGTACTGTCTGCAAGAAGATACTTCCCACCATTAGTGAGCtaataaaacacagacagactcacaaTAAAAAGGGGATGCTGCAGTGCCCAGACTGTCCACTGCAGTTCAAATTTCCTGTTTACTTGCTCCGGCACTtgagtacacacaaacacgcacagcaGAAGGTTCAACAATTACAGGATCCTCCACAAATAAAAGAGAAGCTGCAACAAGACAAGGTAGAGTTATTTCAGTGCTCTCTCTGCCTTGGTGTCTTTGAAAGTAGCAAGGAGCTGAGCAATCACTGTTTAACGCACATGCCGAAGCGTTCTGTTAATCAGTGTCCCTTCTGCAAGCGGCACTTCTGCAGTCGCAACGCGTTAATCCGCCACATGCGCTTGCATACCGGAGAAAAACCATATCACTGTCAGAACTGTGGAAAACGCTTTACACGGAGTGAGGCACAGAAAGTACACCAAGAGAAGTGTTCCAAAACATGCATTGAGCCAGTACTTAAAAGTAGTGTAGATAGTCAGAATGTAAGTGAGGTATgtgaaattaagaaaatgtataattgtAAATACTGTCCACAAACATTCGTCTGGCCATGCAGCTTGTCGAAACACCATAAAAATCACATGTTGAAGACTCTCTTTCCCTGTTCCAAATGTGGCAAGTGCTTCAAAAAACTGAGGTTGCTGTCACATGAGAAATATTGTGACCACCTCATCACAAAGGACTTTGAAGCCCCCCCTCTTCAGGGTTCTGCATGCAGAACGTGTGGCCAGAAATTCATTCGGCAGTACAACCGAATTATCCATGAGAAAAAGTGCAAAGGATCCACCTCTGTTTTGCCAGCAAATACAGTCAATAATGGAACCACAAATCAGACCAGAAGCATGGACAAACTCAAGCACAGATGTCCCCATTGTCCAAAAGCCTTTAGGTATCGATGTTACCTCCTGAGACACCTTGTAGTGCATACACGAGATGAACCGCTCGAATGTTCACGCTGTGGCCGTAAATATACTGACCGAACACTTTACCTTAAACATAAAAGCTTCTGTGAAGGTGTTTATAGGGACAGTCGATCAAGTAAGGTGGATGTAAAAGATCAACCACTGCCAGTATCCAtgacaacaaaattaaaaagtggACAGATAACTaaaggagagggtgagggggagtaCAAATGCAGATTCTGCACGAAGAGCTTCATGAAGGCCAGAAATCTAAGGCGTCACATCCTGACGCACACAGAAGTCAAGCCGTACCGCTGCAAGACGTGTGAAAGCTGCTTCCGCCGATATGATCATCTGAAACTGCACCAGAACCGTTGCAAAGGTAAGCGGCAACGCTTGGAAGTGCGCATCTTAAAGCTTAATCTGGAGGATTTGAGGAAGGACTGGCAAAATAATCCAGATGGTATAAAAGCAAAAGAGGGGGAAATGGCTGAATGCATGTCCTGTGACAAATGTTTTTCAAGTAAGATTAATTTAGCACGCCATGTAGCCCTGTGTCATACTACCGTGAAACCCTTCTCTTGCAAGTACTGTAGCACTTCTTTCTCCCAggaaagtacattaaaaaagcaTAATCTGAAGTGCAATGGTAGGACGATTTCTTCCTCTCAACTTTGGAGTTCTCAACAAGAAATCAAAACTCATTCTCCAAGGGAAAGTGGTACTGGTAAGCCGTGCAGGGAGACATCCAAACTTCTGATTAGGATTCAAAGACACTACTCTGACAAACGGAAATATGTATGTGCTTACTGTCCCCGCCGCTTCAGAAATCAAGAGCAAATGATAGTGCACACCCGTttacacacaggagagaaaccTTTTGGCTGTGCCAACTGTGGTGAGCGCTTCATTCGCCGTGATTATTTGATGAGGCACCTGATCAAGTGCAAGTTTGGAAATGAAAGTGAAGAGAGTGTGCTATGCGAGCAGTGTGGTGATTTATTTAATGCAGACGAACTGCAGAGCCACCAGAAGAGCTGTGTTGTCAAACGGAGAACACCTGACCGCAACCCCAGGAGCCCTGTGAATCACAGTGGATCTCCAAAGAAAAGGGGCTTCTCCTGTGCTAACTGTGATGCCCAATTTATATTATTCTCTCAACTCCAGCAACATTTCCTTACTACACATAGAGCGGACACTTACCAGCAGCCTCAACAGTCGCCACCACCACTTCGGCAGCAGTTATCCAGTATTGGAAGTGTCAAGGAAGAACCAATTGATGAAGGTTATGAAATGAACGAGCTAACGGATGGCAACATGAGGACTGAAAGTGATATGAGTAAGCCTTTTCTATGCCCATATTGTAACTTGCGTTTCTTTAATAACAGTGGGCTTGGGATGCATCTGCGCACCCATGTAGGCAATTTTAATGTCTTCTGCAAGAGGTGCAAGAGGGGCTTCTGGAACAAGAACATACTTCGGAAGCACTATAGAACATGTTGTTCCCTGCCAGTTGTAACAAAGGAAGAGCCAAATGCAGAGACCCCAGCTCTCACAGACATGAATCCTCCAGTTCAGAATACAGTCTTGGTATTCAACAGTGGATCCAAAACTACAGGGACAGGGGTGCTGCAGACTAAGTTCTCTTGCAAGGAGGGTTACAGAGAGAGGCTAGATTCAGTTGAGGTCCATGAGAAGCTGACCTCTCCCAGATCATCTTCTAAAATTATCCACAAGTATCAATGTTCAGAATGTGATCAAAGCTTCACAGATGGGCTTCTGCTTATTAGCCATTTAGAGGACCATGGTCGTGAGGAGCAAGAACGAAAACAAGGTTACCGATGCAATCAGTGTGGCAAAGTTTTTAATCAGCCAGGAGTGCTGTCACGACACTTAAAGATGCATAAAAGCATTAAGACCCCTTATGCATGCCCTGAATGCCCAAAGACCTTCCGCCATCCTTCAGATCTGGATGTTCACAGGCATTGCCATGACCCCAATCGACCATTTGTCTGCAGCTTGTGCCTCCTGAGGTTTTGGACTAAAACATCCTTAAGAATACATACCTCTGCAATACACCGTCAAATAAAGCCCACAAATGGTTTTGCCTGTCAGTTCTGTAGTAAGTCCTACACATTAAAATCATCATACCAAAAACATTTCAGGATGAAGCATCACAAACAGTGGAGGAAGGAACTTTTGAATGGCCAGACAATCGAACGAGTCTCCTCCAAGCCAGACTTTGATCTAGCAGTGAATGCTGAAGAAATGAACCATGAAGGGACTGATGAAAATGAAGATGATGACGACTCTGACTCTGCTCCTTACTTTCCTTGTCATGTCTGTGGCAAAACATTCACTACATCAGAAAGCTTAGAAGATCATCAGCGCTGTCACCTTGGCGAGAAGCCTCATGAATGTGCAGAATGTGGCAAGTGCTTTTTCCAGCTGGGCAACCTTCAGCAGCACCAGCGCAGCCACAAGTCCGAGTTCCAATGCCAAACATGTGGTCGTGGGTTTGTATCATTATTTGCTTTACGCAAGCACAAGCATAGTCATGGGAAGAACCGCCCCCACCGTTGCTCAAAATGCCAGCTCAGTTTTACAGGACCCACACAGCTTGCAGAACACATATCCACTCACCGTGATGAAAACTTCCCCTGTGACCTGTGTGACCGCACCTTCACCTGTAAGCTCAGCCGAGCTGAGCACCGCAAGAACCACACTGAACTAGAGGAGAGCCTCCCCCCCTTGCTTCCACCACAGGGTTCACCGtcatcctctcttcctcttagTGCTGATCAGCTAAAATATCGATGTGGTATTTGCTGTGAACGATTTCAAGATCCAGAGCAGCTCTCGGAGCATGGTTGTTTTGCAGCCAGAGAACGTCCGTATTCTTGCACCGACTGTaaccagcacttcctgtgtggagcTCACCTGAAGAAACACCAGCTCAGCCACCAGTTCTCACGATCGTACCTCTACCACTGCAATCGTTGCCACATACGTTTCACCTACCGTCATCAGTTCCTCAATCACTTGAAGAAGCATGGGATTGAAGAGGCTGGAGATGCAACAGAAAATCTGAGCATAAAGACTATTTCAAATGTAAGTGGGAACAACACAGAGAACATATATAAATGTCCAATCTGCCCACACAGTTTTAGCCATGCCCTGGAATTAGCTGAACACCTTTCCATACATGCTGAGAGCACTTATAAATGCAGAGTTTGCGGTGAGACTTTTGCAAGCAAAAGCAACCTCACACAACATGAGCAATGTCATATAACTGCCTCTACTCAGTATGAATGCACAGAGTGTGGTGATAGCTTTCTGGGAAGTGATGCATTCCGTCTGCACCAGTGTGCCCGCAGGAAGCACATTGCCAGAGGTCATGCCCAAACATCTTCCTCTAGTTTGCAAAAAAGGCTGCCATCTCCTGCAGGAACTGCAGTGGCACAAAGTattgaagaggaagaggaagttgaTGTGGGGGAAGACTTCTATAACTGTCCTGTCTGTACCAAACGATTTTCTTCTAAACTGAGTCTCAAGGAACATCAAAGGCAGCATACTGCTTACCGCCCCTTCAAGTGCCTGgtgtgtgggaagtgctttgcTCAAAAGAGATACCTCAAGAGGCACCAGGCCATCCATCAGCGGACCTACCGTTGTGACATGTGTCCTCAATCTTTTGGAAATTTAAAAGCGTATCAGATTCACCAAGATCTGCACAACCAAAAGAGTCCGAATTCATCAGTCACCACCCAAGATAGTTTTCCGCACAGCACAAAACCTGTTAAAGGTGCTATGGAGGAATCTGGGGGTGACTATCGTTGTGACATGTGCTACAAATCTTTCGGCCAATTGTCATCTCTGAGGCGGCACCAGGAAACTCACGTCGGGCAGGTTGTGTATGAGTGCACAGAATGTGACAAGGCATTTGCTTTCTTCCATCTCCTGGAGGAACATCAGAACAGTCATGCTTCCTCGTCCTCACCTCTGCCATCtactccccctccccatgctTTTTCCAACCCAGTCTCTGAACAGCCTTCCCCACAAAAATTGCAAGGTACCAATACCTCTTTTCCAATGCCACCAGTTATGGACTATGTAGTTAGAGAAAATATGTGA